From the Desulforamulus hydrothermalis Lam5 = DSM 18033 genome, one window contains:
- a CDS encoding L,D-transpeptidase family protein, with the protein MNESKMYRAGLTLFIDPQTRRLSVYTGDRLTKSYPVGVGKPATPTPAGDFRVINKVTNPGGVLGSRWLGLNIPGGNYGIHGTNNPASIGNLVSLGCIRMHNHHVEELFPQVPLGTPVRIAAVPGYNRRENPAVAPDPGSGLPLDHRRHVVRPGDTLWKIARQYNVALDVLLAANSHLANPHLLQVGQIIYIPG; encoded by the coding sequence ATGAATGAAAGCAAAATGTACCGGGCAGGACTTACCCTGTTCATAGATCCCCAAACCAGGCGCTTGAGTGTTTATACCGGTGACCGCTTGACCAAAAGTTACCCGGTGGGGGTGGGAAAACCGGCCACTCCGACGCCTGCCGGCGATTTCAGGGTGATTAACAAAGTAACCAACCCGGGCGGTGTCCTGGGCAGCCGCTGGCTGGGGTTAAATATTCCCGGCGGCAATTACGGCATCCATGGCACCAACAACCCCGCCTCCATCGGCAACCTGGTTTCTCTTGGTTGTATTCGTATGCATAATCACCATGTAGAAGAACTTTTCCCCCAGGTACCGCTGGGGACACCGGTTCGCATTGCCGCCGTACCCGGTTATAACCGGCGGGAGAACCCCGCCGTCGCCCCTGACCCCGGCAGCGGCCTGCCGCTGGATCACCGCAGGCATGTGGTGCGTCCCGGCGATACCCTGTGGAAAATTGCCCGGCAATATAATGTGGCTTTGGATGTACTCCTGGCCGCCAACAGCCACCTGGCAAACCCGCATCTGTTGCAGGTGGGGCAAATTATTTATATTCCCGGCTAA
- a CDS encoding ribose-phosphate diphosphokinase: MTSGSKRLKIFAGNANPELAKEICQYLGVAMGKSQVTRFSDGEIRVKVEESVRGSDAFIIQPTSTPVNEHLMELLIMADALRRASARRITAVIPYYGYARQDRKTRARDPITAKLVANILTASGCRRIITMDLHAGQIQGFFDIPVDHLPAVPILAEYFQQNLQEDVVVVSPDIGGVTRARDLAERIGSPLAIIDKRRPEPNVAEVTNIIGNIKGKTVIMIDDIIDTAGTITKGAAALMERGAKEIYVCCTHAVLSGPAIQRLEESVIKEVVITNTIPLPPEKMIDKIKVLSVAPLLGEAIIRIHEDLSVSKLFS, encoded by the coding sequence ATGACTTCCGGAAGTAAACGCTTAAAGATATTCGCCGGTAACGCTAATCCGGAATTGGCCAAGGAAATTTGTCAGTATCTAGGGGTGGCCATGGGGAAATCCCAGGTAACCCGTTTTAGCGACGGGGAAATACGGGTCAAGGTGGAGGAAAGCGTCAGAGGTTCGGATGCCTTTATTATTCAGCCAACCTCCACACCGGTCAATGAACACCTGATGGAGCTGTTGATTATGGCAGATGCCTTGCGCCGGGCTTCTGCCCGCCGCATCACAGCAGTAATACCCTATTACGGGTATGCCAGGCAGGACCGGAAAACCCGGGCCAGGGATCCCATTACCGCCAAGCTGGTGGCCAATATCCTGACGGCCAGCGGTTGCCGCCGGATTATTACTATGGATTTACATGCCGGACAGATCCAGGGTTTTTTTGACATTCCGGTGGATCACCTGCCGGCGGTGCCTATCTTGGCTGAATATTTCCAGCAAAACTTGCAGGAAGATGTGGTGGTGGTGTCGCCGGACATCGGTGGGGTTACCCGGGCCAGGGATCTGGCCGAACGCATCGGCTCGCCGTTAGCCATTATTGATAAACGGCGTCCGGAGCCCAACGTCGCTGAGGTTACTAATATTATCGGCAATATTAAAGGTAAAACGGTAATCATGATTGACGATATTATTGATACTGCCGGCACCATTACGAAAGGTGCCGCCGCCCTGATGGAGCGGGGAGCCAAAGAGATATATGTTTGCTGCACTCACGCCGTATTGTCCGGTCCGGCCATACAACGGTTGGAAGAATCGGTGATTAAAGAAGTGGTAATTACCAACACCATACCGCTGCCGCCGGAAAAAATGATTGATAAAATCAAGGTCTTATCTGTAGCGCCCTTGCTGGGCGAAGCTATTATTCGTATTCATGAGGATCTTTCGGTCAGTAAATTGTTTTCATAA
- the spoVG gene encoding septation regulator SpoVG yields MHVTDVRVRKVLMEGKMKAIVSVTLDDAFVIHDVKVVEGQNGLFVAMPSRKTPDGEFRDIAHPINSSAREIIQNAVLQAYKEAI; encoded by the coding sequence TTGCATGTAACCGATGTGCGGGTACGGAAGGTACTCATGGAAGGCAAAATGAAAGCCATTGTGTCCGTCACACTGGATGATGCCTTTGTAATTCACGACGTTAAAGTGGTTGAGGGGCAAAACGGTTTGTTTGTAGCCATGCCAAGCAGAAAAACTCCGGACGGGGAATTCCGGGATATTGCTCATCCTATTAATTCTTCGGCCAGAGAAATTATCCAAAACGCTGTCCTGCAAGCATATAAAGAGGCCATCTAA
- the ilvA gene encoding threonine ammonia-lyase — protein sequence MGYQDVTLQDIMAARERLQGICRHTPLEPAEYFDQMTGTQVFLKLENLQKTGSFKLRGACNKIAVLGKAAGRGVVAASAGNHAQGVAFAARQASIPATIVMPEGAPITKVERTRSFGAHVVLQGQGYDDAFCRAQEIRQETGAAFVHAFDDPWVIAGQGTVGLELLADLPEVETVLVPVGGGGLISGVACAIKELRPGVQIIGVEAADAPCMLEACRKGKVTELAAAHTIADGIAVRRAGDLTFKMVQHYVDQIVTVTDEEIARAILLLLENAKLVVEGAGAVGIAALLHGKCRTAGKKAAVILSGGNIDVNVVSIIIERGLVKAGRYLRLRTVITDKPGSLQKLLSALAAGGANVISVAHDRIKPSVPLTQAEVELALETRNAAHLQEIVQSLTNMGYALEVLK from the coding sequence ATGGGTTATCAGGATGTCACTTTACAGGATATTATGGCAGCCAGGGAAAGGTTGCAGGGAATCTGCCGGCATACGCCGTTGGAACCGGCTGAATACTTTGATCAAATGACCGGCACGCAGGTTTTTTTAAAACTGGAGAACTTGCAAAAGACCGGTTCCTTTAAACTGAGGGGTGCCTGCAATAAGATTGCTGTGCTGGGCAAGGCGGCGGGCCGGGGCGTGGTGGCAGCCTCCGCCGGCAATCATGCCCAGGGAGTGGCCTTTGCCGCCAGGCAGGCATCAATACCTGCCACTATAGTTATGCCCGAGGGGGCACCCATTACCAAGGTGGAGCGCACCCGCTCTTTCGGGGCTCATGTGGTATTGCAGGGTCAGGGATACGACGATGCTTTTTGCCGGGCCCAAGAGATCCGACAGGAAACCGGGGCCGCCTTTGTGCATGCCTTTGATGACCCCTGGGTAATTGCCGGGCAAGGCACGGTTGGCTTAGAGCTGCTGGCAGACCTGCCGGAGGTGGAAACCGTTTTGGTGCCGGTGGGCGGCGGCGGGCTGATTTCAGGTGTTGCCTGCGCCATTAAAGAATTGCGGCCCGGCGTACAGATCATCGGGGTGGAGGCGGCAGACGCCCCTTGTATGCTGGAAGCCTGCCGCAAGGGCAAGGTAACCGAATTGGCTGCCGCCCACACCATTGCCGACGGTATAGCGGTACGCCGGGCCGGCGATCTTACCTTTAAAATGGTGCAGCATTATGTGGATCAAATAGTTACGGTAACAGATGAAGAAATAGCCCGGGCCATTTTGCTGCTGCTGGAAAATGCCAAACTGGTGGTTGAGGGAGCCGGGGCGGTGGGAATTGCCGCCCTGCTGCATGGAAAATGCCGGACGGCGGGTAAAAAGGCGGCGGTTATCCTGAGCGGCGGCAACATCGATGTTAACGTCGTCTCCATCATTATTGAACGGGGTCTGGTGAAGGCGGGGCGGTACTTAAGACTGCGTACCGTTATTACAGACAAACCCGGTTCGTTGCAAAAACTGTTATCTGCTTTAGCCGCCGGCGGGGCTAATGTAATTTCTGTTGCCCATGACCGGATTAAGCCCAGTGTGCCGCTGACCCAGGCCGAAGTGGAGCTTGCTTTGGAAACCAGGAATGCAGCACACCTGCAGGAAATTGTACAATCCTTGACCAATATGGGTTATGCTTTGGAGGTGTTAAAATAG
- a CDS encoding ABC transporter ATP-binding protein, translating to MSKMPLLRLQQVSRRFVMGEVTVQALKETSLEIYPGELLVILGPSGSGKSTLLNIIGGMDAPSTGDLFFAGENLSRANEARLTRYRREQVGFVFQFYNLISDLTARENVELAAHLVTDPLPVDEVLREVGLINRQHHFPSQLSGGEQQRVAIARAAVKKPQLLLCDEPTGALDQQTGRRILDLLSRINRRYGSTVVIVTHNTVIGRLAQRTVRMGSGSILEIAVNPSPLPPERIDW from the coding sequence ATGTCAAAGATGCCGCTGTTAAGATTGCAGCAAGTAAGCCGCCGGTTTGTCATGGGGGAAGTAACCGTTCAAGCTTTAAAAGAAACCTCCCTGGAAATTTATCCCGGTGAGTTGCTGGTAATTTTAGGCCCCAGCGGCTCAGGCAAAAGTACTTTATTAAATATCATCGGCGGCATGGATGCACCTTCTACGGGAGATTTGTTTTTTGCCGGTGAAAACCTGAGCCGGGCCAATGAAGCAAGGCTGACCCGCTACCGACGGGAGCAAGTAGGTTTTGTCTTTCAGTTTTATAATTTAATTTCTGATTTAACCGCCCGGGAAAACGTGGAACTGGCCGCCCACCTGGTGACTGACCCGCTGCCGGTGGATGAAGTATTAAGAGAGGTAGGTTTAATCAACCGGCAGCATCATTTTCCTTCTCAATTGAGCGGTGGCGAACAGCAGCGGGTGGCCATTGCCCGGGCAGCAGTAAAAAAGCCTCAATTATTGCTATGTGATGAACCCACCGGTGCTCTGGACCAACAAACCGGCCGGCGCATTCTGGATTTGCTGTCCCGGATTAACCGCCGGTATGGCAGCACGGTTGTTATTGTTACTCACAACACCGTCATCGGCCGGTTGGCCCAACGCACTGTGCGCATGGGCAGCGGCAGCATCCTGGAAATTGCCGTTAACCCCTCACCCCTCCCGCCGGAAAGGATTGATTGGTAG
- the glmU gene encoding bifunctional UDP-N-acetylglucosamine diphosphorylase/glucosamine-1-phosphate N-acetyltransferase GlmU, translated as MELAAVILAAGKGTRMKSDLPKVLHRVGGRPMLGHVLRAVVGAGATNTVVVAGFGVQQVREFLGDQARVVLQEEQLGTAHALLQAEQALADFAGDLLVVCGDTPLLRASTLTGLVQAHRQTGAAATLLTAEMPDPGGYGRVIRSADGGVCRIVEQKDASPEELLVREINTGVYCFKGAGLFEALREISPANAQGEYYLTDIIQILVQRGLPVQAVSLADPQEVQGINDRLQLSRAEQVLRQRVLADLMLQGVTVMDPATTYIEQDVKIGRDTVILPFTFLQGQTEVGNCCVIGPGSRITDCLIGDGVEIQYAVLAGSRIGSHTVIGPYAYIRPGTVIGEHAKVGDFVEIKKSTIGNGSKIPHLSYVGDAVIGEKVNVGAGTITCNYDGKNKYQTVLEDGAFIGSNTNLVAPVKVGRDAVVAAGSTITKDVPAEALAVARERQTNLADWVKKKRK; from the coding sequence ATGGAACTTGCTGCGGTGATCCTGGCAGCCGGCAAAGGAACCAGAATGAAGTCTGATTTGCCCAAAGTATTGCACAGGGTTGGCGGCCGACCTATGTTGGGACATGTGTTAAGGGCGGTGGTTGGCGCCGGTGCAACCAATACAGTGGTGGTGGCCGGCTTTGGTGTCCAACAGGTAAGGGAATTCCTGGGGGATCAGGCCCGGGTGGTGCTGCAAGAGGAACAATTGGGAACGGCCCATGCTTTACTGCAGGCAGAACAGGCCTTGGCCGATTTTGCGGGTGACCTGCTGGTGGTTTGTGGTGATACGCCTCTGCTGCGGGCATCAACCCTGACCGGGCTGGTGCAGGCCCACCGGCAAACCGGTGCGGCAGCAACACTGTTAACGGCGGAAATGCCTGACCCCGGCGGTTACGGACGGGTGATCAGGTCAGCTGACGGCGGTGTGTGCCGGATTGTGGAACAAAAGGACGCTTCGCCTGAGGAACTGCTGGTGCGGGAAATTAATACCGGTGTCTATTGTTTTAAAGGAGCCGGGTTGTTTGAGGCGCTGCGGGAAATTTCCCCGGCCAATGCTCAGGGGGAATATTACCTGACGGATATTATCCAAATATTGGTGCAAAGAGGTTTGCCGGTGCAGGCAGTAAGCCTGGCAGACCCCCAGGAAGTACAGGGAATTAACGACCGCCTGCAGTTGTCCCGGGCTGAGCAAGTGCTGCGGCAGCGGGTGCTGGCGGATTTAATGCTGCAGGGTGTAACGGTAATGGACCCGGCCACCACCTATATTGAGCAGGATGTAAAAATCGGCCGGGATACGGTGATTTTGCCTTTTACTTTTTTGCAGGGCCAAACCGAGGTCGGCAACTGTTGTGTCATCGGCCCGGGCAGCCGAATTACCGATTGCCTGATCGGTGACGGGGTAGAGATTCAATATGCGGTGCTGGCCGGCAGCCGGATCGGCAGCCATACGGTGATCGGCCCTTATGCTTATATACGTCCGGGTACAGTAATCGGTGAACACGCCAAGGTGGGGGATTTTGTAGAAATTAAAAAATCCACCATCGGTAATGGCAGCAAAATTCCTCACTTAAGTTATGTAGGCGATGCCGTCATCGGGGAAAAGGTTAATGTAGGGGCGGGTACCATTACCTGTAATTATGACGGCAAAAACAAATACCAAACCGTCCTGGAGGACGGTGCTTTTATCGGCAGCAACACCAATTTGGTGGCACCGGTAAAGGTGGGCCGGGATGCCGTTGTGGCTGCCGGCTCCACCATTACCAAAGATGTACCCGCCGAAGCCCTGGCGGTGGCCAGAGAGCGGCAAACCAATCTGGCGGATTGGGTTAAGAAAAAAAGAAAGTAA
- a CDS encoding alanine/glycine:cation symporter family protein: MDAFAAFVSKLNSFVWGPYMLVFLVGTGIFLTLRLGFLQVRTLPYALKLAFSPRQQDKKSEGDISHFHALMTALAATIGTGNIAGVATAVFTGGPGAVFWMWVTAFFGMATKYGEAILAVKYRIVDEKGEMAGGPMYYIDRGLKLKWLAWAFAFFGAFASFGIGNMTQTNSVAMAMNGTFGISPIITGIILAILTGAVILGGIQSIGRVTGFVVPFMAIFYVLGGLAIIVLNLDKLGPALALILSDAFTGQAVAGGALGTVIRYGVARGVFSNEAGLGSAPIAAAAAKTDHPGRQALVSMTGTFLDTIVVCSITGIVLAMAGLYTGEASGAQLTIASFEAFLPGMGKYIVTIGLIFFAYSTVLGWSYYGEKCFQYIFSRKAVVYYRYAFVIATFIGCTLELDLVWDIADTLNGAMAIPNLIGLLGLSGVIVSETKSFMEIRKREKQAERSGTSIGA; encoded by the coding sequence TTGGATGCTTTTGCAGCTTTTGTCAGCAAGTTGAATTCATTTGTGTGGGGCCCTTACATGCTGGTGTTTTTGGTGGGCACCGGCATCTTCCTCACCCTGCGGCTGGGGTTCCTGCAGGTAAGAACCCTGCCCTATGCCCTGAAGCTGGCTTTTTCACCCCGCCAGCAAGACAAAAAATCCGAGGGTGACATTTCTCACTTCCACGCCTTAATGACCGCCCTGGCAGCTACCATTGGCACCGGTAATATTGCCGGCGTGGCTACGGCGGTATTTACCGGCGGGCCGGGGGCTGTTTTTTGGATGTGGGTAACCGCCTTTTTCGGTATGGCCACCAAATACGGTGAGGCCATCCTGGCTGTTAAATACCGTATTGTGGACGAAAAGGGGGAAATGGCCGGCGGCCCCATGTATTACATTGACCGGGGCTTGAAACTGAAATGGCTGGCCTGGGCCTTTGCCTTTTTTGGCGCCTTTGCTTCCTTTGGTATCGGCAATATGACTCAGACCAACTCGGTGGCCATGGCCATGAACGGCACCTTTGGCATCAGCCCCATCATTACCGGTATCATTCTTGCTATTTTAACCGGTGCCGTCATCCTGGGCGGCATTCAAAGCATCGGCCGGGTTACCGGCTTTGTGGTGCCTTTTATGGCTATCTTTTATGTATTGGGCGGCCTGGCTATTATTGTCCTGAACCTGGATAAATTAGGTCCCGCCCTCGCCCTTATTCTTAGCGATGCTTTTACCGGCCAGGCGGTTGCCGGCGGCGCCCTGGGTACGGTTATTCGCTACGGCGTAGCCCGCGGGGTTTTCTCCAACGAAGCCGGTTTGGGTTCTGCCCCCATTGCGGCAGCCGCTGCCAAAACCGACCACCCCGGTCGCCAGGCCCTGGTTTCCATGACCGGTACCTTTTTGGACACCATTGTGGTTTGTTCCATTACCGGCATTGTCTTAGCTATGGCCGGTCTCTATACCGGTGAAGCTTCGGGTGCTCAACTGACCATTGCTTCCTTTGAAGCTTTCCTGCCCGGCATGGGTAAATACATTGTCACAATCGGTCTTATCTTTTTTGCTTATTCCACTGTACTGGGCTGGTCCTATTACGGTGAAAAGTGCTTCCAGTACATCTTTAGCCGCAAGGCGGTTGTTTACTACCGTTACGCCTTTGTAATTGCCACTTTTATTGGCTGCACCCTGGAACTGGATCTGGTTTGGGATATTGCCGACACCTTAAACGGCGCCATGGCTATCCCCAACTTGATCGGCCTGCTGGGACTGTCGGGTGTTATTGTTTCGGAAACCAAGTCTTTCATGGAAATCAGAAAGCGTGAGAAACAAGCGGAACGCTCCGGTACTTCCATAGGAGCATAA
- a CDS encoding NTP transferase domain-containing protein encodes MIDALVLAGSPNTGALHGVSREPYEALIKIGPRRMINYVLNALQQSGQVGRIMVVGPAAVKEVLPPQVQWTAAGQSLTENIQRGCSQMNRPFLLVTSDIPLLTGEAVTGFVSLCGDRSLDFYFPLVPKEMITARFPGAKRTYIRFREGIFTGGNLFWVNPRVVDGCLGLARELVQLRKQPLALARRVGFSLLCKLLLRRLTLAEAEARAGRLLGIKGRAVICPYPEVGMDVDKPSDLQLVCRVLGYRQAGPAGTLPAP; translated from the coding sequence ATGATTGATGCCCTGGTGCTGGCCGGCAGTCCTAACACCGGTGCTTTGCACGGTGTCAGCCGGGAACCCTATGAAGCCCTGATCAAGATCGGGCCGCGCAGGATGATTAATTATGTGCTTAACGCCCTGCAACAATCCGGCCAGGTGGGTCGCATTATGGTGGTGGGGCCTGCGGCGGTAAAAGAAGTTTTGCCGCCGCAGGTCCAATGGACGGCCGCCGGGCAAAGTTTGACAGAAAATATTCAGCGGGGCTGCAGCCAAATGAACCGGCCCTTTTTGCTGGTTACTTCGGATATCCCGCTGCTTACCGGTGAAGCGGTAACGGGTTTTGTATCCCTTTGCGGGGATCGCAGCCTGGATTTTTATTTTCCGCTGGTACCCAAGGAGATGATTACGGCCAGGTTTCCGGGTGCCAAGCGCACCTATATCCGGTTTCGGGAGGGTATTTTTACCGGCGGCAACCTGTTTTGGGTTAATCCCCGGGTGGTGGACGGGTGCCTGGGTCTGGCCCGGGAATTGGTGCAACTGCGCAAGCAGCCCCTGGCACTGGCCAGGCGGGTGGGCTTCAGCCTGCTTTGCAAGTTATTGCTGCGGCGGCTTACCCTGGCGGAAGCGGAGGCGAGAGCCGGCCGCTTGCTGGGGATTAAGGGCCGGGCCGTAATTTGCCCTTACCCGGAAGTAGGCATGGATGTAGATAAACCCTCCGATCTGCAGTTGGTTTGTCGGGTGTTAGGATACCGGCAGGCCGGGCCGGCAGGAACTTTGCCGGCGCCCTGA
- a CDS encoding GntR family transcriptional regulator produces MSEPRLVPIKLDAYKPLREIVFETLREAIISGKLEPGERLMEIQLAEEMGVSRTPVREAIRKLELEGFVVMIPRKGAYVAGISLKDITDVFEVRAALEALAAGLAAERATEEEIEQLERSLLAYSEQTNKQDINGIVESDTDFHDLLYKASRNERLQQIITHLREIIQRVRTVSLSQPGRSKDAVEEHRQIVDAIADRNIELAQNLAREHIYNAENSMLNSLKGAQKKDD; encoded by the coding sequence GTGAGCGAACCGAGATTAGTGCCGATTAAATTAGATGCCTATAAACCTTTGCGGGAAATAGTTTTTGAAACCCTGCGGGAGGCTATTATATCCGGCAAACTGGAACCCGGCGAACGGTTAATGGAAATTCAATTGGCGGAGGAGATGGGTGTCAGCCGCACCCCTGTCAGGGAAGCCATCCGTAAGCTGGAGTTGGAAGGTTTTGTGGTGATGATTCCCCGCAAGGGGGCCTATGTGGCCGGCATTTCCTTAAAAGATATCACGGATGTGTTTGAAGTGCGGGCGGCTCTGGAAGCCCTGGCAGCCGGCCTGGCTGCCGAACGGGCTACCGAGGAAGAGATTGAGCAGTTGGAAAGGTCCTTGCTGGCTTACTCTGAGCAAACCAATAAGCAGGATATCAACGGCATTGTGGAATCAGACACGGATTTTCACGATTTGCTGTACAAGGCCAGCCGCAATGAACGGTTACAGCAGATTATCACCCACCTGCGTGAAATAATTCAGCGGGTAAGAACGGTATCCCTTTCTCAACCGGGCCGCAGCAAGGATGCGGTGGAGGAGCACCGGCAGATTGTGGATGCCATTGCCGACCGCAACATTGAACTGGCCCAGAACCTGGCCCGGGAGCATATTTACAATGCCGAAAACAGCATGTTGAATTCCCTTAAGGGGGCACAAAAAAAGGATGATTGA
- the ispE gene encoding 4-(cytidine 5'-diphospho)-2-C-methyl-D-erythritol kinase, with amino-acid sequence MGLRLNAHGKINLTLDVLGRRPDGYHQVEMIMQSIGLHDTLEFAYRPGEIVLDVSGVPVTAGEDNLVFKAARLLRQYAGEQAGALIRLHKEIPVAAGLAGGSSNAAAALRGLNRLWQLGLTDEQLSRLAVRLGADVPFCLLGGTAIARGVGELLTPLPPAPRFGVVLVKPPFGVSTAEVYRNLNLAALGSRPDTAAMAESLRQGDLSRVAANLCNVLESVTIKWHPQLQQVKEALLAAGCLGVLMSGSGPTVFGLTEDEAAAASVARRLVLPDCQILASVMI; translated from the coding sequence ATGGGACTGCGACTGAATGCCCATGGCAAAATAAACTTAACGTTGGACGTACTGGGACGCCGACCGGACGGCTATCACCAGGTAGAAATGATCATGCAGAGCATCGGGCTGCATGATACCCTGGAGTTTGCCTACCGGCCGGGGGAAATAGTGCTTGATGTATCCGGTGTCCCCGTAACGGCAGGCGAAGACAACCTGGTCTTTAAGGCGGCCCGCTTACTGCGGCAGTACGCAGGCGAGCAGGCGGGAGCCCTGATCCGCCTGCATAAAGAAATACCGGTGGCCGCCGGTCTGGCCGGCGGTTCCAGCAACGCGGCCGCCGCCCTGCGGGGACTGAACAGGCTATGGCAGCTGGGATTGACGGATGAACAACTGAGCCGGCTGGCGGTGCGGCTGGGGGCGGATGTGCCCTTTTGTCTGTTGGGGGGCACCGCCATTGCCAGGGGAGTGGGCGAATTGCTGACACCGTTGCCGCCCGCCCCGCGTTTTGGTGTGGTATTGGTAAAGCCGCCCTTTGGAGTCAGCACAGCGGAGGTTTACAGAAATTTAAACCTGGCCGCCCTGGGTAGCCGGCCGGACACAGCAGCTATGGCAGAGAGCCTGCGCCAAGGAGACTTGAGCCGGGTGGCTGCTAACCTGTGCAACGTGCTGGAGAGTGTTACCATAAAATGGCATCCCCAATTGCAGCAGGTGAAAGAAGCGTTGCTGGCTGCGGGGTGCCTTGGTGTGTTAATGTCGGGCAGCGGCCCCACTGTTTTTGGGCTTACGGAAGATGAAGCTGCCGCTGCCTCTGTTGCCCGCCGGCTTGTGTTACCTGACTGTCAGATTTTGGCCTCGGTTATGATATAA
- a CDS encoding homocysteine biosynthesis protein, protein MGVERTYKEINERIKAGKAVVLTAEEVIGRVREQGLAKTAAQVDVVTTGTFGPMCSSGAFLNFGHSSPRIRMSKVWLNGVPAYTGIAAVDAYIGATELPEDDPANNNYPGTFRYGGGHVIEDLVAGKPIKLEALSYGTDCYPRREIETSITINDINEAILFNPRNAYQNYNCAVNLSDKTIYTYMGTLKPRLGNANYSTSGQLSPLMKDPNFATIGIGTRIFLGGGIGYVVWNGTQHFPGWLKDDSGNIVGSAGGTLAVLGDLKQMKPQWLRGTSFQGYGATLTVGLGVPIPILNEEILRFAALSDEELHAPVVDYSEGYPNRLAGNLGLVSYARLKSGKITVQGKEVPTAPLSSYAKAREIAHILKQWIEKGDFLLGEPVQLLPGPAAGLTGKVLASK, encoded by the coding sequence ATGGGCGTTGAACGCACCTACAAAGAAATTAACGAACGCATCAAAGCCGGTAAAGCAGTGGTACTGACGGCGGAAGAAGTTATTGGCCGCGTGCGGGAACAGGGTTTGGCCAAAACAGCCGCTCAAGTTGACGTGGTGACTACGGGAACCTTTGGTCCCATGTGTTCCTCGGGGGCTTTTTTAAACTTCGGGCATTCGTCGCCCCGTATTCGCATGAGCAAAGTTTGGCTGAACGGTGTGCCTGCCTATACCGGTATTGCGGCGGTGGATGCTTACATTGGGGCCACCGAGCTGCCTGAAGATGATCCGGCCAACAACAACTATCCCGGTACATTCCGTTATGGCGGGGGGCATGTGATTGAAGATCTGGTGGCCGGCAAGCCGATTAAACTGGAGGCTTTATCTTACGGCACAGATTGTTATCCCCGCCGGGAGATAGAAACCAGCATCACCATTAACGACATCAATGAAGCTATTTTATTTAATCCCCGTAATGCCTATCAAAATTACAACTGTGCCGTCAATTTAAGCGATAAGACCATTTATACCTACATGGGGACCTTGAAGCCCCGGCTGGGCAATGCCAACTACTCTACCTCGGGGCAGTTGAGTCCGTTGATGAAGGATCCCAACTTTGCCACCATTGGTATCGGCACTCGGATTTTCCTGGGCGGCGGCATTGGTTATGTGGTTTGGAACGGAACCCAGCACTTCCCCGGCTGGCTTAAAGACGACAGCGGCAACATTGTCGGTTCTGCCGGCGGCACCCTGGCAGTGCTGGGAGATCTTAAGCAAATGAAACCCCAGTGGCTCAGGGGTACCAGCTTCCAGGGTTATGGTGCCACTCTGACGGTGGGATTGGGTGTGCCGATTCCTATTCTCAATGAAGAAATTTTACGGTTTGCAGCCCTGTCGGACGAAGAACTGCATGCTCCGGTGGTGGATTACAGCGAGGGTTATCCTAACCGGTTGGCGGGCAACCTGGGTCTGGTCAGCTATGCCCGGTTAAAATCGGGCAAAATTACCGTGCAGGGCAAAGAAGTGCCTACGGCGCCCCTTTCCAGTTATGCTAAAGCCCGGGAAATTGCCCATATTTTAAAACAGTGGATAGAAAAGGGTGACTTCTTGTTGGGTGAACCGGTGCAGTTGCTGCCCGGACCGGCTGCCGGATTAACGGGCAAAGTTTTGGCAAGTAAGTAA
- a CDS encoding GbsR/MarR family transcriptional regulator, whose translation MGTLEHAMYSFIEDMGLLFEKSGASKTLGRVFAYLLLAEQPKTLDEIAEDLLFSKATASLTIRQGLLIQFIEKVSLPGERKTYFRVNTTAWVRAMSAKLKALHEWEAIIARGLGILSTENQQAAQNLLAMKDYFDFINWYLSDINEYYERWQKGEFRTT comes from the coding sequence ATGGGAACACTAGAACATGCCATGTATTCATTTATTGAAGATATGGGCCTGCTGTTTGAAAAATCCGGTGCCTCTAAGACTTTGGGCCGGGTTTTTGCCTATCTGTTGCTGGCTGAACAACCAAAAACGTTGGATGAAATTGCCGAAGATCTGTTGTTTAGCAAAGCCACCGCCTCCCTCACCATCCGCCAGGGTTTGCTGATTCAATTTATTGAAAAGGTAAGCCTGCCGGGCGAGAGAAAAACTTATTTCCGCGTCAATACCACCGCCTGGGTGAGGGCCATGTCTGCTAAACTGAAAGCACTTCATGAGTGGGAGGCTATCATTGCCCGGGGCCTTGGTATTTTGTCGACGGAAAATCAGCAAGCAGCCCAAAACCTGCTGGCCATGAAGGATTATTTTGATTTTATTAACTGGTATTTGTCAGACATCAATGAATATTACGAGCGCTGGCAAAAGGGCGAGTTTCGTACTACATAA